The following proteins come from a genomic window of Musa acuminata AAA Group cultivar baxijiao chromosome BXJ1-7, Cavendish_Baxijiao_AAA, whole genome shotgun sequence:
- the LOC135586817 gene encoding probable inactive purple acid phosphatase 28 isoform X3 — MRRRPWRRTFFVDLFLVLFIVPLVLFVLRVAFTGGDAEVRVKRSAELPLRFSSDGVFKILQVADMHYGNGLVTRCRDVLPSEAARCSDLNSTLFLKRMIEAEKPDLIAFTGDNIFGASATDAAESLFKVFRPAMESRTPWAPILGNHDQESTMTREELMSFISLMDYSVSQVNPSGFVVDGYGNYDIRVHGAWGSGLANTSVLNLYFLDSGDRVMVSGVRTYGWIRDSQLTWLHTISEELQSRYPAPALSFFHIPIPEVRDLWFRGFVGQFQEAVACSSVKSGILQSLSSMGDVKAVFIGHDHLNDFCGKINGIWFCYGGGFGYHGYGRVGWPRRARVISAHLAKGKEAWMGVETIRTWKRLDDDKLTKIDEQLLWSHDHLQPGTLYL; from the exons ATGCGTCGCCGTCCGTGGCGTCGGACCTTCTTCGTCGATCTCTTTCTCGTCCTTTTCATCGTCCCCCTCGTCTTATTCGTGTTGCGGGTGGCGTTTACAGGCGGCGACGCTGAGGTGAGGGTCAAGAGGTCCGCGGAGCTCCCCCTTCGCTTCAGCTCTGATGGTGTCTTTAAGATCCTCCAG GTGGCCGATATGCATTACGGCAACGGGCTGGTGACCCGATGCCGAGACGTCTTGCCCTCGGAGGCCGCCCGCTGCTCCGATCTCAACTCGACGTTGTTCCTCAAGAGGATGATCGAAGCCGAGAAACCGGATTTGATCGCCTTCACAG GGGATAACATATTTGGAGCCAGTGCTACTGATGCTGCTGAATCACTCTTCAAGGTTTTTAGGCCTGCCATGGAGTCCAGGACTCCCTGGGCTCCAATCTTGGGCAATCATGACCAAGAGTCCACCATGACACGAGAAGAATTGATGTCGTTCATCTCATTAATGGATTACTCAGTGTCCCAAGTAAACCCATCTGGTTTTGTGGTCGATGGATATGGAAATTATGACATCAGGGTGCATGGAGCATGGGGATCGGGTTTGGCTAACACAAGTGTGCTAAATCTCTATTTCCTTGACAGTGGTGATCGTGTTATGGTCAGTGGTGTCAGAACATATGGTTGGATTAGGGATTCTCAACTAACTTGGCTTCACACTATTTCTGAAGAGCTTCAG aGCAGGTATCCAGCTCCGGCACTTTCATTCTTCCATATCCCCATTCCAGAGGTTCGTGACCTGTGGTTTAGGGGTTTTGTGGGTCAGTTTCAAGAGGCAGTCGCCTGTTCTTCTGTCAAATCAGGAATCCTTCAGTCCCTAAGCTCAATGGGAGATGTGAAAGCAGTATTCATCGGCCACGATCATCTTAATGACTTTTGTGGCAAAATAAATGGTATATGGTTCTGTTATGGAGGAGGTTTTGGTTACCACGGGTATGGAAGAGTCGGTTGGCCTAGGAGAGCAAGGGTAATCTCTGCCCATCTTGCAAAAGGGAAGGAGGCATGGATGGGGGTTGAGACAATCAGGACCTGGAAGCGCCTGGACGATGACAAGCTGACCAAAATCGATGAGCAATTGCTCTGGAGCCATGATCATCTACAACCTGGAACATTATATTTGTGA
- the LOC135586817 gene encoding probable inactive purple acid phosphatase 28 isoform X2 gives MRIPLRRRSANQVRTRWWSWLLICGTVARRIPQEVEWRGIWACFGQVFKIMEGMRGEDHGRKNDSVKEKSEKTSSRRESSHYKDGKERRAARRRKRPKIPGMLCLMICPVGDNIFGASATDAAESLFKVFRPAMESRTPWAPILGNHDQESTMTREELMSFISLMDYSVSQVNPSGFVVDGYGNYDIRVHGAWGSGLANTSVLNLYFLDSGDRVMVSGVRTYGWIRDSQLTWLHTISEELQSRYPAPALSFFHIPIPEVRDLWFRGFVGQFQEAVACSSVKSGILQSLSSMGDVKAVFIGHDHLNDFCGKINGIWFCYGGGFGYHGYGRVGWPRRARVISAHLAKGKEAWMGVETIRTWKRLDDDKLTKIDEQLLWSHDHLQPGTLYL, from the exons ATGAGGATACCTCTGAGGAGAAGAAGCGCAAATCAAGTGAGGACGAGGTGGTGGTCGTGGTTGCTGATCTGTGGGACGGTGGCCAGGAGAATACCACAAGAGGTGGAATGGAGAGGAATTTGGGCCTGTTTTGGACAAGTGTTCAAGATCATGGAAG GCATGAGGGGTGAGGATCATGGAAGGAAGAATGACTCAGTGAAGGAGAAGTCCGAAAAGACATCAAGCCGGAGAGAGAGTAGTCATTACAAGGATGGAAAGGAGAGGAGGGcagcaagaagaaggaagaggcccAAGATTCCAGGCATGTTATGTCTGATGATTTGCCCAGTAG GGGATAACATATTTGGAGCCAGTGCTACTGATGCTGCTGAATCACTCTTCAAGGTTTTTAGGCCTGCCATGGAGTCCAGGACTCCCTGGGCTCCAATCTTGGGCAATCATGACCAAGAGTCCACCATGACACGAGAAGAATTGATGTCGTTCATCTCATTAATGGATTACTCAGTGTCCCAAGTAAACCCATCTGGTTTTGTGGTCGATGGATATGGAAATTATGACATCAGGGTGCATGGAGCATGGGGATCGGGTTTGGCTAACACAAGTGTGCTAAATCTCTATTTCCTTGACAGTGGTGATCGTGTTATGGTCAGTGGTGTCAGAACATATGGTTGGATTAGGGATTCTCAACTAACTTGGCTTCACACTATTTCTGAAGAGCTTCAG aGCAGGTATCCAGCTCCGGCACTTTCATTCTTCCATATCCCCATTCCAGAGGTTCGTGACCTGTGGTTTAGGGGTTTTGTGGGTCAGTTTCAAGAGGCAGTCGCCTGTTCTTCTGTCAAATCAGGAATCCTTCAGTCCCTAAGCTCAATGGGAGATGTGAAAGCAGTATTCATCGGCCACGATCATCTTAATGACTTTTGTGGCAAAATAAATGGTATATGGTTCTGTTATGGAGGAGGTTTTGGTTACCACGGGTATGGAAGAGTCGGTTGGCCTAGGAGAGCAAGGGTAATCTCTGCCCATCTTGCAAAAGGGAAGGAGGCATGGATGGGGGTTGAGACAATCAGGACCTGGAAGCGCCTGGACGATGACAAGCTGACCAAAATCGATGAGCAATTGCTCTGGAGCCATGATCATCTACAACCTGGAACATTATATTTGTGA
- the LOC135586817 gene encoding probable inactive purple acid phosphatase 28 isoform X1 yields the protein MRIPLRRRSANQVRTRWWSWLLICGTVARRIPQEVEWRGIWACFGQVFKIMEGMRGEDHGRKNDSVKKKSEGMRGEDHGRKNDSVKKKSKGMRGEDHGRKNDSVKEKSEKTSSRRESSHYKDGKERRAARRRKRPKIPGMLCLMICPVGDNIFGASATDAAESLFKVFRPAMESRTPWAPILGNHDQESTMTREELMSFISLMDYSVSQVNPSGFVVDGYGNYDIRVHGAWGSGLANTSVLNLYFLDSGDRVMVSGVRTYGWIRDSQLTWLHTISEELQSRYPAPALSFFHIPIPEVRDLWFRGFVGQFQEAVACSSVKSGILQSLSSMGDVKAVFIGHDHLNDFCGKINGIWFCYGGGFGYHGYGRVGWPRRARVISAHLAKGKEAWMGVETIRTWKRLDDDKLTKIDEQLLWSHDHLQPGTLYL from the exons ATGAGGATACCTCTGAGGAGAAGAAGCGCAAATCAAGTGAGGACGAGGTGGTGGTCGTGGTTGCTGATCTGTGGGACGGTGGCCAGGAGAATACCACAAGAGGTGGAATGGAGAGGAATTTGGGCCTGTTTTGGACAAGTGTTCAAGATCATGGAAGGCATGAGGGGTGAGGATCATGGAAGGAAGAATGACTCAGTGAAGAAGAAGTCCGAAGGCATGAGGGGTGAGGATCATGGAAGGAAGAATGACTCAGTGAAGAAGAAGTCCAAAGGCATGAGGGGTGAGGATCATGGAAGGAAGAATGACTCAGTGAAGGAGAAGTCCGAAAAGACATCAAGCCGGAGAGAGAGTAGTCATTACAAGGATGGAAAGGAGAGGAGGGcagcaagaagaaggaagaggcccAAGATTCCAGGCATGTTATGTCTGATGATTTGCCCAGTAG GGGATAACATATTTGGAGCCAGTGCTACTGATGCTGCTGAATCACTCTTCAAGGTTTTTAGGCCTGCCATGGAGTCCAGGACTCCCTGGGCTCCAATCTTGGGCAATCATGACCAAGAGTCCACCATGACACGAGAAGAATTGATGTCGTTCATCTCATTAATGGATTACTCAGTGTCCCAAGTAAACCCATCTGGTTTTGTGGTCGATGGATATGGAAATTATGACATCAGGGTGCATGGAGCATGGGGATCGGGTTTGGCTAACACAAGTGTGCTAAATCTCTATTTCCTTGACAGTGGTGATCGTGTTATGGTCAGTGGTGTCAGAACATATGGTTGGATTAGGGATTCTCAACTAACTTGGCTTCACACTATTTCTGAAGAGCTTCAG aGCAGGTATCCAGCTCCGGCACTTTCATTCTTCCATATCCCCATTCCAGAGGTTCGTGACCTGTGGTTTAGGGGTTTTGTGGGTCAGTTTCAAGAGGCAGTCGCCTGTTCTTCTGTCAAATCAGGAATCCTTCAGTCCCTAAGCTCAATGGGAGATGTGAAAGCAGTATTCATCGGCCACGATCATCTTAATGACTTTTGTGGCAAAATAAATGGTATATGGTTCTGTTATGGAGGAGGTTTTGGTTACCACGGGTATGGAAGAGTCGGTTGGCCTAGGAGAGCAAGGGTAATCTCTGCCCATCTTGCAAAAGGGAAGGAGGCATGGATGGGGGTTGAGACAATCAGGACCTGGAAGCGCCTGGACGATGACAAGCTGACCAAAATCGATGAGCAATTGCTCTGGAGCCATGATCATCTACAACCTGGAACATTATATTTGTGA